DNA sequence from the Coturnix japonica isolate 7356 chromosome 3, Coturnix japonica 2.1, whole genome shotgun sequence genome:
AAAGAAGGAACTTAAtccaaaataatttctctaAATAACAAATGCAAAAGACTCTCACCTGTCACACACGGAACATTTATTCTGGAGTACCTAACAGAGAATAAGTGAAATTGCACATTATATCTGCAACCACTCTGTAAGAGAGTATAACTTCCTACCTCTCCTTTCAGCTCATGAACAATCTCCACAGACAGAAGGGTATCTCGTGGCAGCTCAGTTTTCAAATCCAGTTTTGTCCAGCGGTCTGACTGGCGACCATCCCAGGTGTAgatctgtgatttctgtgtgtAGAAGGCAGAGTCAGATTCACCCAAAGCTTCGTGAAGGGATGTGTGGAAGAGAGACCTCTGACTAACTTCAGAGCACCCCTCAGAGAATCTTTTCATCCTAGGCTGTCACAAGCAATTTCTTTGTGGGAAATTTTAAGGAGGAATCAATCTCTACAGCAAAGGGAACAAAAACATTGATTCTAATCTGTCAGTGTCTTTTCATATCTACACAATGAACGAAAAATAGAACATCTTTAAAAGGACAGTGAAGATAATTAGAGACGCTAGCAGGAGTACAGGTCTCTGTGTAGGCTGGAATTACAAAAACGGGGTTAATTACTGCGAACAGTACTGAAgtcaggagaggaaaaataaagccctTACAATAACTAGCAGCGTTCAGAGCTGTCGATGAAGATTCTTCCTGACCTTTGAGGTCAGGGAAGAATGGGATGAATCTGCAAGGCAAAATAGTACCGCCACAATGAACCAGCAGAACTCCTAGATGTGAAGTCTGACTGTTCCTTACCCCCAACCCCAGGAGGAACTTCTGCTCACTTCCAGACACCATACACCGGTAATCAAAGACTTGGCGGATTTTCTCCAGCGTACTGGAATTCAGAGGAGTGGGTTTGTAACTGAAGGCATCAATGTCTGTGCcctaaaaagcaacaaataaaaaggCAAGTTGGATGAAATACATCAACAGGTAGGAAAGTGCAATTTTTGCATAAAACAATAATCCAGGTTTAAGTTCTTCAACTTTTAACTGTTGCTGGGAAAAGGTCTAATTGTGTGACAGAACTCAGAAGAAACTTTCAGGTAAGGTCTCACCTGAATCAGTTCAAAGAACTTGGACTTGGGATCTGAAGATGAGGGAGCAACACGAGCCTGATCAGgaatctggaaaaagaaaaaaaaaatccaatcaACTGATAATAAGGGTTATTCATTTGCATGTTCACACAAACCTTCCTGGTTTCAATGTGTGGCAGACCATCTTGCCCACTGAAACTACTGCTCTTGGGACTCCAGTTAGTGGAGAAGTTGCCTCGCAAacaaagctgaatatttttttctcaaatttaaTGTAGGCATGCCATGTTGCATAGGAAACAATGGACAGCTTCCAAAAGTTTCAGGCTAAATCTTTGATTCCATCCACATTTCAATGAACCACTACCATATGTATGACATGACTGCAATCAAAAGCTCAGGAAAGAGACTCTGGTTAGCTCTACCACCTGGAAACCACTAGGTACTAAGTTCATTCAGTATTATATAAAATCTTCTcaactgcagcaaagcaaagcaattaaaatcCTGCTCAGTTAAGTCATACACCAAATTCACAAGCACCATCCACTTTGCTTACATGAATAGCTTCAAATAATCCTTGACTTTCCTAAAGGACAATGTATTAAACCTCTGGCTAGAAAGTTTCTTCTGCATAGCAGCACCATTCTTATTTAATCACAGCAAGGATGCCCTCATtatctctctgctttgcagcttaCTTACCCCCCATAGTTGGAGACACTCCTTTCGGATTTCAGCCTGTCGTGGTTCAATCAGTGTCCTCGAGACAAAAGCAGCAGACTATTAAAACAGCAAAGTCTCTTCCTTGTTCTTGCAGCATTAACATATCCCAGCCCTATCAAACTTGCATCTTTCAGTGTCTGGCTTGGGAATGACAAACAAGCAGTGATCCTCAAAAGGTAATTCTCAAATTGAGGATCTTGCTTCCCTCTCCACACATTCTCAACACCCTTGTTTATTTTCGCTTCAGTGTACATTACTGATACTCAGCCTCTATCTGAAAGCATCACTGAGCCATCAATACTTTCAAGAAGCGAAGCGTTAGTATGAATTTATGCTCATCTCCAAGAGTTGGAATCTACCAGCCCTACTTACAGAGAGcaatgaagacaaaaagcagTGTTAATTTTAGGATTAACTATCATGACAATACCCAGCTTTCAGGCTCACTCAGCTTTCTATTATGTATTTGCTCTGAATGAGACTTAAAAGCCATGTCAGGGAAACACCTATACATTGCAATGgctttaattttatattaaagacattttctagGTACATTACTTAGAAATAATGAATCATCCCTGAAAAATTAAGACTACAATGATGTTAGGTGTAGAACTGAACATATTAGCCAGGATGGTATCGCTCACATTTTAAGCTCACACCCCTTCTAAGAAGCAGGCCCACTTCAGGTACTCAGAAAAACATGCAACACATGGAAGCCATCTCAGAAAGTGTGAAAACAAACCATCAACTTTCAAGACTACAGCTACCTACACTTTTCTTCAAGGAGCTCAGGCAGAAACATAAACAGAGCTACCTAAAAGCACTATTAATTTTCCTGGCTCCAAAGGCCAAGCAATGTATCAGCTCAAATTAAGAACACATTAAAGAAGGGCAAAACAATTTGTTTATAGTAGGTTAATTCAATACCCACCAAAAGCCAGAGGAATATACTCACGTATCTTGAACAAAAGCACGGATTTTAGCTAGTGCCTTTATCTGAATTTTGCAGTGGCTGAAAGAGAGGAAAGTTTCAGTCAGAGAGCAAGCTGATTATGGACACCACCTTTATTCTATGTGGAAGACTGATGGAACAACTGAAGGAAACCTGCCTGACCCCCAAAGCAGTGACTGCCCATCATCAACACAAATCAAAGTGATAAGGTggccactggaaaaaaaaaataggtggTAGCTTCCTTTCTGCTCTATACAGGAGGACAGCATTCAGAGGCCAGACATTCACTAATAGCATGAAGTATTCCTCTCTGTGCAGTATCCCTTTGCTCTGCCAAGCCTCTCAGGCAGCAAAAGCAGAGTAGTGTAAGCAGCATCAACAAGCACTCCTTGAGTTGAAAGCCAGCCATTCTGGCTGATCTACCTAAAGCCAGCAGCCCTCACTGCTCACACTCACTTTTCATTGGACTGGACAATATAATCACAGAAATCCTGGTCATCTTTGATCACATTCAATGGGACGACTAGATTCACATCCACATCAGAGTTGCGCAACTGGTTGAGTCTGATGTTCACCATGAAGAGATATTCTCGCACATCATCGATCCCTAGCTTTAATCCTTTGCATACCACGTACCTGCAGAGAATGCCAGAGACACAATTTCagtgcagctttttttttgaCACAGTCAACTTTCCTGCCATGCTCTCACTGTCAAGACAGTATTCCAAATCCCAGGAATTCTGCCCACCCAAGTATCCCCAAGAAGGTGAAGTCTAACCAATCACATCATTACATATCACTTTCTACTCCCTGAAAAGATAGGGAAATCAAACCCTATTcaaaaaacatcacagaactCCCTAAAGTAGTAAATCAGTTGTGCTAAACTTgacacaaaataatttctggCTTCAGTGGAAGCTTAATTGCTTCATGCAGAATAGAATTTGTTACATACTTAGTTCCACTGGTTTCTCTACAGATGGAGCTTAGTACAGGCAGGGAGAAGCAAGCATACTTTGGCAAATACTTCCTTTACCTTGTCAGAAATCATAATTTTCTAGCCATCTAAAATGCTTCCTCCTACAAGACAGTTGACAACTGGGTGAAGTCACAGAGTTTCCATTTAATCAAAACCATCTGTCATCGTAATTAGAAATCAAGGTTTGTTTAGCAGTCCCTCATGCTCAAGAATCTCACCTCTCTGAGTTAGCAGGGCGGCTTGTCACAGGTTTAAAGATGCACACACGCTCAAAGCAGCAATACAGCAGATAAACAAGCCCCACACTGAATGGAGTGAACAGGTCAAAGGTTTTGCAGACAAAATGTCCTCCtgtggaagagagaagaaacacaCCAACATCAGCAGACTATAAGGACACAAGGAGATATCAGGCATCTGATAAGTCACCATATTACACTAAAGCAGATACTGCTAAGCAGATCATTGGCTCAGGTATATCTGAACACAAGGCACGGGATAAATGAAAAAgtgataattatttttatcttctgctctTGCATGTATCAGTGCCAAATGCTAACCAaactctgcagaaaagaaaaaccttctgAATCAAATACAACCATAGAATCCATCAGCTGGCAACAATGGAGTATACCTAAGACAGCATGAgacatcagctgctgctgatcaCAGAGATGGCAGATTTCAAGGAGAAAAGCCACAaaccaaagggaaaatgaactgaattaGTACTGCTCTGCTCCAACCAGCCTGCCAGAATATTCATAAAGCAGCTGGTCCAGCTGATACCATAGAGTTCAGATATACTGTCCAGCAATCACACTAGCTACCTTAGCCCAAAACTGCTACATAACCTATTGTTAAATGCATTAGTTCAAAGCTTTTACCTCCTGcttgtaaagaaaagcaaaacagtcttatttttctgtcctaGTTTTCACAAAGCTGAATTAATAATCTCAGAATACATGCATATACATTCAATCCTGTGCAACCTAGCCTCATGGCACAGCAAATGCTATGGTATGCTATTAAGAGTCTACAGCACCCTTCTGCAATATAACCCACACCttaaagaaggaggaagaagatggATGGATTAAACATACCTGTCCGCACAATAGACAGTGCCATAAGAAACTGACAAAGCATCAGCTGTTTGCTTAGGATTTCTTGCAAGTTCTCCTGACCCTCCACAGAGAAGCCCTGCAAAGAATATAACATATAATTAACATTTCTATTGCTCAAGCAAACAATTCTATATGGATGTCTAGTGGAATCACAATAATTTCTTTACAACACAAAACACCGCCATCAGGAATTTTAATGGCAAGCCTTAATTTCACATTgaaaatacatacacatgtCAAGCGTCTTAACGCACACAGACTGAAGTATTAGTTTTGGTCACaagtaaaggaaggaaagggaccAACCCCATCAGCCATTAAGAAATGCACTCCTTTGTGATCAGTATTGTCCAAAACAAAGTTGCGGAAAGCAGTAATGTTCTCAGGACGAGTGATATCTCCATCTCCATCAATCCCTCCTTCTCCTATGGGGAAAGAAGAGACAATTACTGACATGTTTGCAAAGTAGACTAAAAGTTCTGTACATACAGGTGATGTATTGTGTTCAATCAGTATTTAGTTAGAAGCTACAAAGACCCTGACAGGTGAGTAAGCATTAATACATACATTCCCTGGTTCACCACTAAAGATGCTCGTTAGACTAGGAAAATTATTCAAATGTTGTGGTCAAGGCTAAACAAAGCCATATAATAACCATGCTCAAAAGACAACTCATACGTTAGCTGCAGCAAATGACAAATCCCTCACTGCCCTCCTCTGAGCCAAGAACTGCATTACAACATAAAATTCTCAACCAAGGAGAAATGGCAAATAGCTGAATCTACTAAAAATGTAGGAGACAATTTCGCTGCACAACTCACCTGTGAGtaacaggttgttttttttacaagaaagacaaaattattCTCATGGTGCACTGGTAACCTTCAACTAAGAACGAGCACCAGTTTATGGTTCGATATTAACAGTGGCAAATTGGCTAcccttttctctgcagaacaaacacattTGAGTTTCCTTTACatagtctgaaataaaaagcagcaagacTACCAGACCTTGTATTTCCCTTCCTACTCCAAGAGGCTATGCCGAAAGGGGGCACAGATGTATCACACAACGTAACAGGCTACCACACACAAGGTAAGATGCAGTAATTGTGCACACAGTCTGTCTCTAAGACACAGTAACTTTCTATCTTGCAAAATGATTCTCTAGAAACAAGTTTCTCTTAAATCCCCAGTGGTACTTCTGATACAGAAGCCAGAGCACAAGCGAAAACATCAGACAAAATTTATGCATGCACTACGTACCGTAGTAAGGTTCAAAGAGCTCACTGGAAGCAGAATAGAAGTCCTCAAGTTTAAAATCGTTTGGTCCTTTCAAGGTCATGCCAAATCCTTTTGCGTGCCACTTCTTCCTCCACAAGACATACTCAGAGAAGCCTCCAGGACCAGCACACACATCAGCAAAgtagagcagctctgcatctcGCTCCTTTATCAAGGGCCTCtacaaaaggaaactgaagaaattctACTCACCCAGAAACAGCTTCCATCACTCAAACCTACCAATTGCACCACTCAGCCAGAAAAAGTCTTCCAAAATCTTGTTTTTCCAGCTGGTGTTCTAAGGattctcctttttccccagTTCCTCTACTCTGAGAAAgtactgctttgaaaattaaaaagaggtCCTCACCCCCTGGAAGTCCTTAGGGTTTGTAAACATGTAGTCAAAGACATGGTCCATATTTGCCATCTTCATTGCAGCTCTGTGAACACATAAATAGGGATGTATGAGTTTCAACCTCAGCTCCCACAACTGAAACTGGACATAAAACCTACACAAGTGCTACAGACCTGTTCAGAAAAAAGACTCCACGGATCATCTCATAGGGGTTAGATCTTGTTCGGGCTCTGCGCATTTCCTCTCCATCCAGCTCATCAAATACACTCTGCACAAACAGTAACCAAATTAACCAGAACTTGGCGTGCACTTGAAGAATAGATAttaaacagagagagaagcatgAGGATAGATAGCATGCTTAGTAGCCTGTGCTATTCACCAATATAGAACGTAATgatatagaaccatagaacccttagagttggaagggacctctgggagccacctagtccaacttccctacagtgaacagagacacctTAACCAATTCTTACGCAAATTTAATGACACTGAAGAATTCTGCACAGACAGCTTCAGAGCCTGACAATACAGCAGCCATCTCACAAGTACTCACAGGTGAAGGTATTTCTctcacacatacatacatacacacacatactgAAATTCATAACTGTATGTTCAaatctagaaggaaaaaatggaacaCACAAGAAAAAGTTTAGTTCCTTAGCTCATTCAAGCCTGCAATCTTTCAGTTGAACTGACTAAGAAATGGACACCACTGTTTGCATTCATCTCTTTGAAGACTGAGGTGTGAAACAGGCTGCTGAAAAGACAGTAGCAGCCAAAATTCCAGGTCACACTGGTGGCACAGATGTAAGAGAGGATGTGTTGAGCTCCTGCTGATCACCTGAGTAAATTACTGTAACTccttcaattatttatttagcttgCTTCCACAAAACTTCAATTCCTCTCCAAGAAAGGGGACTCACCTTGCACCGCAGGACATTATGTAAGAGCTCTTCATTGCAGAACTCCGTTTCGTCTTCAATCACCATCTTCCTCTTGAGCGGGATGAGAACACATAACAATTAACAAATATGCTATGGGTCATTTCAGAATGCAACATGAACTTGGGATGGATGAAAGCTGTCAACCACATACTAGGTGTTATTAGCAAGAGGCTAA
Encoded proteins:
- the CMTR1 gene encoding cap-specific mRNA (nucleoside-2'-O-)-methyltransferase 1, with the protein product MKRRTEPEFGSPQKKQKKVEDLGSTLSSTSDDEAQLSNHTTQESSSSSSGSESESDEKRLVFNNEFKQDSLVEGTSSRYSMYNSVSQKLMAKMGFREGEGLGKYGQGRKDIVEASNQKGRRGFGLTLKGFDGELNIDWQDEPEPSAYEEVDWCLECTTEIPDAQELKEWMTVGKRKMVIEDETEFCNEELLHNVLRCKSVFDELDGEEMRRARTRSNPYEMIRGVFFLNRAAMKMANMDHVFDYMFTNPKDFQGRPLIKERDAELLYFADVCAGPGGFSEYVLWRKKWHAKGFGMTLKGPNDFKLEDFYSASSELFEPYYGEGGIDGDGDITRPENITAFRNFVLDNTDHKGVHFLMADGGFSVEGQENLQEILSKQLMLCQFLMALSIVRTGGHFVCKTFDLFTPFSVGLVYLLYCCFERVCIFKPVTSRPANSERYVVCKGLKLGIDDVREYLFMVNIRLNQLRNSDVDVNLVVPLNVIKDDQDFCDYIVQSNENHCKIQIKALAKIRAFVQDTTLIEPRQAEIRKECLQLWGIPDQARVAPSSSDPKSKFFELIQGTDIDAFSYKPTPLNSSTLEKIRQVFDYRCMVSGSEQKFLLGLGKSQIYTWDGRQSDRWTKLDLKTELPRDTLLSVEIVHELKGEGKAQRKISAIHILDVLVLNGNDVRKQHFNQRIQLAEKFVKAVSKPSRPDMNPIRVKEVYRLEEMEKIFVRLEMKVIKGSGGMPRLSYTGRDDRHFVPTGLYIVRTVNEPWTMAYSKNFKRKFFFNKMTNESTFDLPFESIAPFHVCYYGRLFWEWGDGVKVHDSQKRQDPEKLSKEDVLSFIQAHCP